A window of the Gemmatirosa kalamazoonensis genome harbors these coding sequences:
- a CDS encoding L,D-transpeptidase family protein — translation MSSQMLQPPIRSFRRLALVATAPLLALGACKARDTRTASGAVETTQSGGEVTRSWNPPAVTAVQGVPAATLRSAIQQRLAGAKPQGFNDDHWAHAKKLYKSYGQSPLWMNEDGLISQRVQALTTAMLDADSSDALDLSEYPFAELTQALQTMRSNGGHGSAEQLADVDVLLTASYAALGEDLMVGQVSPSSVNQNWHIDPRDEAMDGLLMRGLATDALDQSIGGMRPQGPEYEGLRKALSQYRQIAARGGWGTVPAGKALKPGQHDDPARLQALRARLSAEGYQVSTAAPAAPAAPTSAPPDSAGTRSTATGAPAASGVYDRELAGAVARFQAAHAIDVDSILGTGTVESMNKPVDYRLAQIAANMERMRWMPRSLGSRYIYVNVPAFRLEAYDSSKKVLEMKVVVGQNYEDKTTPAFADSMEMVVFRPYWNITPDIQAKEIEPKIAADPSYMEENQLEYFKDGGETRIRQRPGEKNSLGYVKFLFPNSFNIYLHDTPAKDLFDKDVRAFSHGCIRVEKPAELAEWVLDWPAEKVDAAMHSGPDNRTVKLPRKIPVYITYFTAFATDDGLHFGNDLYDRDDALVQLTTKTASTNAAVRQAVSGLRQVLSR, via the coding sequence ATGTCCTCCCAGATGCTGCAGCCGCCGATCCGCTCGTTCCGCCGCCTCGCGCTCGTCGCGACGGCGCCGCTCCTCGCCCTCGGAGCGTGCAAGGCGAGGGACACCCGGACCGCCTCGGGGGCGGTGGAGACGACGCAGTCGGGTGGCGAGGTCACCCGGTCGTGGAACCCGCCCGCCGTCACGGCGGTGCAGGGCGTTCCCGCGGCGACGCTCCGTTCGGCCATCCAGCAGCGGCTCGCCGGCGCGAAGCCGCAGGGCTTCAACGACGACCACTGGGCGCACGCGAAGAAGCTCTACAAGAGCTACGGGCAGAGCCCCCTCTGGATGAACGAGGACGGCCTCATCTCCCAGCGCGTGCAGGCGCTCACCACCGCCATGCTCGACGCCGACAGCAGCGACGCGCTCGACCTCAGCGAGTATCCGTTCGCCGAGCTGACGCAGGCGCTGCAGACGATGCGGTCGAACGGCGGCCACGGCTCGGCGGAGCAGCTGGCCGACGTCGACGTGCTCCTCACCGCGAGCTACGCCGCGCTCGGCGAGGATCTCATGGTGGGGCAGGTGAGCCCGTCGAGCGTGAACCAGAACTGGCACATCGACCCGCGCGACGAGGCGATGGACGGACTGCTCATGCGCGGCCTCGCGACGGACGCGCTCGACCAGTCCATCGGCGGGATGCGGCCGCAGGGCCCCGAGTACGAGGGGCTGCGGAAGGCGCTCTCGCAGTACCGGCAGATCGCGGCGCGCGGCGGCTGGGGCACGGTGCCCGCCGGCAAGGCGCTCAAGCCCGGCCAGCACGACGACCCCGCGCGGCTGCAGGCGCTGCGCGCTCGCCTGAGCGCGGAGGGCTACCAGGTGAGCACCGCCGCACCTGCCGCACCTGCCGCACCCACCTCCGCCCCACCCGATTCCGCCGGGACCCGGAGCACGGCGACGGGCGCGCCCGCCGCATCCGGGGTGTACGACCGCGAGCTTGCCGGCGCCGTGGCGCGGTTCCAGGCCGCGCACGCCATCGACGTCGACAGCATCCTCGGCACGGGTACGGTGGAGTCGATGAACAAGCCGGTCGACTACCGACTCGCGCAGATCGCCGCGAACATGGAGCGCATGCGCTGGATGCCGCGCTCGCTCGGCTCGCGCTACATCTACGTGAACGTCCCCGCGTTCCGACTCGAGGCCTACGACAGCAGCAAGAAGGTGCTCGAGATGAAGGTCGTCGTCGGGCAGAACTACGAGGACAAGACGACGCCCGCGTTCGCCGACTCCATGGAGATGGTCGTCTTCCGGCCGTACTGGAACATCACGCCGGACATCCAGGCGAAGGAGATCGAGCCGAAGATCGCCGCCGACCCGAGCTACATGGAGGAGAACCAGCTCGAGTACTTCAAGGACGGCGGCGAGACGCGCATCCGTCAGAGGCCCGGCGAGAAGAACTCGCTCGGCTACGTGAAGTTCCTGTTCCCGAACAGCTTCAACATCTATCTGCACGACACGCCGGCGAAGGATCTGTTCGACAAGGACGTGCGCGCGTTCAGCCACGGTTGCATCCGCGTGGAGAAGCCCGCGGAGCTGGCCGAGTGGGTGCTCGACTGGCCGGCCGAGAAGGTGGATGCGGCGATGCACTCCGGGCCGGACAACCGCACCGTGAAGCTGCCGCGCAAGATCCCGGTCTACATCACGTACTTCACCGCGTTCGCCACCGACGACGGGCTGCACTTCGGCAACGACCTGTACGACCGCGACGATGCGCTCGTGCAGCTCACGACGAAGACGGCCTCCACGAACGCGGCGGTGCGGCAGGCCGTGAGCGGGCTGCGGCAGGTCCTGTCGCGCTGA
- a CDS encoding serine/threonine-protein kinase produces MLFCPTDGKGLEGIVADGSLAGRMIDERYLVKDRIGEGGMGSVWRAEQVRVGRPAALKIIHPDASDDPQLVARFRREALSACRVNHPNVVATYDFGETPDGMFYIAMELVEGSSLASLLAQQGPPSPERAGHIARQIGEALSAAEDMGVVHRDLKPENVMLARRKDGSDVVKVVDFGIAKANWRKGQTVTSTGIIVGTPAYVSPEQLVGDKEIDGRSDQYALALIIFEMLTGKKAHPARTFGEAMRRLTERTPRLREVRPDRAWPADLQATLDRALDTEPDRRFASSAELGHVVAEQIAAWRGVPVGPRYTPLSPATPVSPAPVVPAPPPAPSIIAAPRDTMGWLVVGLSALAVALVGAIGGALLVKLAR; encoded by the coding sequence ATGCTGTTCTGTCCCACCGACGGCAAGGGTCTGGAGGGGATCGTCGCCGACGGCTCGCTCGCCGGCCGCATGATCGACGAGCGCTACCTCGTGAAGGACCGCATCGGCGAGGGGGGCATGGGCAGCGTGTGGCGCGCCGAGCAGGTGCGTGTCGGCCGGCCCGCGGCGCTGAAGATCATCCACCCCGACGCCTCCGACGACCCGCAGCTCGTCGCCCGCTTCCGGCGCGAGGCGCTCAGCGCCTGCCGCGTGAACCACCCGAACGTCGTCGCCACCTACGACTTCGGCGAGACGCCGGACGGCATGTTCTACATCGCGATGGAGCTCGTCGAGGGGAGCTCCCTCGCGTCGCTGCTCGCGCAGCAGGGCCCGCCGTCCCCCGAACGGGCCGGGCACATCGCCCGGCAGATCGGCGAGGCGCTGAGCGCGGCCGAGGACATGGGCGTCGTGCACCGCGACCTGAAGCCCGAGAACGTGATGCTCGCCCGTCGCAAGGACGGGAGCGACGTCGTGAAGGTCGTGGATTTCGGGATCGCGAAGGCGAACTGGCGGAAGGGGCAGACGGTGACGTCCACCGGGATCATCGTCGGCACGCCGGCCTACGTCAGCCCGGAGCAGCTCGTCGGCGACAAGGAGATCGACGGACGGAGCGACCAGTACGCGCTGGCGCTCATCATCTTCGAGATGCTCACCGGGAAGAAGGCCCATCCCGCGCGCACGTTCGGCGAGGCGATGCGCCGGCTCACCGAGCGGACGCCGCGGCTGCGCGAGGTCCGCCCCGACCGCGCCTGGCCCGCCGACCTCCAGGCGACGCTCGACCGCGCGCTGGACACGGAGCCGGATCGACGCTTCGCCAGCTCCGCGGAGCTCGGACACGTGGTGGCGGAGCAGATCGCGGCGTGGCGGGGCGTGCCGGTGGGACCGCGCTACACGCCGCTGTCCCCCGCCACCCCCGTGAGCCCGGCCCCCGTCGTACCGGCGCCCCCGCCCGCACCGTCGATCATCGCCGCTCCGCGCGACACGATGGGGTGGCTGGTCGTCGGACTGAGCGCGCTCGCCGTCGCGCTCGTCGGCGCGATCGGCGGGGCCCTGCTCGTGAAGCTGGCGCGTTAG
- a CDS encoding erythromycin esterase family protein, whose amino-acid sequence MKHRWRDRLEGADDGRLVDGVRRMARPLASDAGLDPLLERIGDARFVLLGEATHGTSEFYTWRTRLTRRLVEEKGFAFVAVEGDWPDCYRVNRWVKGRSDEPHATDVLHAFDRWPTWMWANREVAELAEWMRDHNRRFPDERKVGFYGMDVYSLWDSMRGVVEYLERVDPAAARSARRAYACFDPYHDDEHEYARATALVPTSCEDEAVLMLRALRTRAPEYKEDGREAYFDAEQNALVAKNAELYYRTMIRGGPTSWNVRDHHMVETLERLVAFHDEALGAGRTKAIVWEHNTHIGDARYTDMRRAGMVNVGQLVREAHGERPDERDGVVLVGFGTHRGSVIAGDEWGEPMRRMQVPEAREGSWEDLLHRGGDGKDLLLVFDAADDGGIAGLSSPIDHRAIGVVYDPRRERWGNYVPTIVPRRYDAFVFVDETRGLDPLHMPARLQHDEVAETYPTGM is encoded by the coding sequence ATGAAACACCGCTGGCGTGATCGTCTCGAGGGCGCCGACGACGGGCGGCTGGTGGACGGCGTGCGGCGCATGGCGCGGCCGCTCGCGTCGGACGCGGGCCTCGACCCGCTGCTCGAGCGCATCGGCGACGCGCGCTTCGTGCTGCTCGGCGAGGCGACACACGGGACCTCGGAGTTCTACACGTGGCGCACGCGGCTCACGCGGCGGCTCGTCGAGGAGAAAGGGTTCGCGTTCGTCGCGGTGGAGGGCGACTGGCCCGACTGCTACCGGGTGAACCGGTGGGTGAAGGGACGTTCCGACGAGCCGCACGCGACCGACGTGCTGCACGCGTTCGACCGGTGGCCGACGTGGATGTGGGCGAACCGCGAGGTGGCGGAGCTCGCGGAATGGATGCGCGACCACAACCGGCGCTTCCCCGACGAGCGGAAGGTCGGCTTCTACGGCATGGACGTGTACTCGCTGTGGGACTCGATGCGCGGCGTGGTGGAGTACCTGGAGCGCGTGGACCCCGCCGCGGCGCGCTCGGCGCGCCGCGCATACGCGTGCTTCGATCCGTACCACGACGACGAGCACGAGTACGCGCGCGCGACGGCGCTCGTGCCGACGTCGTGCGAGGACGAGGCGGTGCTCATGCTCCGCGCGCTGCGCACCCGCGCCCCCGAGTACAAGGAGGACGGCCGCGAGGCGTACTTCGACGCCGAGCAGAACGCGCTCGTCGCGAAGAACGCCGAGCTGTACTACCGCACCATGATCCGCGGCGGGCCGACGTCGTGGAACGTGCGCGACCACCACATGGTGGAGACGCTGGAGCGCCTCGTCGCGTTCCACGACGAGGCGTTAGGCGCCGGGCGCACGAAGGCGATCGTGTGGGAGCACAACACCCACATCGGCGACGCGCGCTACACCGACATGCGCCGCGCCGGCATGGTGAACGTGGGGCAGCTCGTGCGCGAGGCGCACGGCGAGCGGCCCGACGAGCGCGACGGCGTGGTGCTCGTCGGGTTCGGCACGCACCGCGGTTCGGTGATCGCCGGCGACGAGTGGGGCGAGCCGATGCGGCGCATGCAGGTGCCCGAGGCGCGCGAGGGGAGCTGGGAAGACCTGCTCCATCGCGGCGGCGACGGCAAGGATCTGCTGCTCGTGTTCGACGCCGCCGACGACGGTGGGATCGCGGGGTTGTCGTCGCCGATCGACCATCGCGCGATCGGCGTGGTCTACGATCCCCGGCGCGAGCGGTGGGGCAACTACGTGCCGACGATCGTGCCCCGCCGCTACGACGCGTTCGTGTTCGTCGACGAGACGCGCGGGCTCGACCCGCTGCACATGCCGGCCCGGTTGCAACACGACGAGGTGGCGGAGACGTATCCCACTGGCATGTGA
- the cysK gene encoding cysteine synthase A, with product MIDDAGSGLTPSRIDEAIGRTPMVRLSRIADPTMAEVWVKVEGMNPGGSIKDRTALGMIRDAEARGVLRPGGTIVEPTSGNTGIGLAQVASARGYRLILCLPAQMSEERKRTLRAYGAELVLTDPERRMLAAIEEAERIRDTTGAWMPNQFTNPANPRIHYETTGPELWAQMGERVDAFVYGSGTGGTISGVGRFLKERNPDVLVVAVEPARSPVLSGGVRGQHQFQGMGPGFVPANLDRSVVDRVVQAWEEDAFPIARRLAREEGLFVGMSSGAIAWATLGIARELGPGKRVAMIAPDSGARYLSTTLFQEDTGPAI from the coding sequence ATGATCGACGACGCCGGGAGTGGCCTAACGCCGTCCCGGATCGACGAAGCGATCGGGCGCACCCCCATGGTGCGCCTGTCTCGTATCGCCGACCCGACGATGGCGGAGGTGTGGGTGAAGGTGGAGGGGATGAACCCCGGCGGCTCGATCAAGGACCGCACCGCGTTAGGCATGATCCGCGACGCGGAGGCGCGCGGCGTCCTCCGGCCCGGCGGCACGATCGTCGAGCCGACGTCGGGCAACACGGGCATCGGCCTCGCGCAGGTGGCAAGCGCGCGCGGCTACCGGCTCATCCTCTGTCTCCCGGCGCAGATGAGCGAGGAGCGCAAGCGCACGCTGCGCGCGTACGGCGCGGAGCTCGTGCTCACCGATCCCGAGCGGCGCATGCTCGCCGCGATCGAGGAGGCGGAGCGCATCCGCGACACGACGGGCGCCTGGATGCCGAACCAGTTCACGAACCCCGCGAACCCGCGCATCCACTACGAGACCACGGGCCCCGAGCTGTGGGCGCAGATGGGCGAGCGCGTCGACGCGTTCGTCTACGGCTCCGGCACGGGCGGCACGATCAGCGGCGTCGGGCGCTTCCTGAAGGAGCGCAACCCCGACGTGCTCGTCGTCGCGGTGGAGCCGGCGCGCTCGCCGGTGCTCTCCGGCGGCGTGCGCGGGCAGCACCAGTTCCAGGGGATGGGCCCCGGCTTCGTCCCCGCGAACCTCGACCGCTCGGTGGTCGACCGCGTGGTGCAGGCGTGGGAGGAGGACGCGTTCCCGATCGCGCGGCGGCTCGCGCGCGAGGAAGGGTTGTTCGTCGGGATGTCGAGCGGCGCGATCGCCTGGGCGACGTTAGGCATCGCGCGCGAGCTCGGCCCGGGCAAGCGCGTGGCGATGATCGCGCCCGACTCGGGCGCGCGGTACCTGTCGACGACGCTGTTTCAGGAGGACACCGGCCCGGCGATCTGA
- a CDS encoding GlcG/HbpS family heme-binding protein produces the protein MVTLADARRVIAAAEQKAGEIGQPMNIAVADAGGNLVAHVRMDGAWMGSVDISIKKAWTSRAFDIATKDLAPLSQPGKDFFGIHASNDGRVMIFAGGIPLKRDGQVVGAIGVSGGSGKQDHEVAEAGAKAF, from the coding sequence ATGGTCACGCTGGCAGACGCGCGCCGCGTCATCGCGGCGGCGGAGCAGAAGGCGGGTGAGATCGGGCAGCCGATGAACATCGCGGTGGCCGACGCCGGCGGGAATCTCGTCGCGCACGTGCGCATGGACGGCGCGTGGATGGGCAGCGTCGACATCTCCATCAAGAAGGCGTGGACGTCGCGCGCGTTCGACATCGCGACGAAGGACCTCGCGCCGCTGTCGCAGCCGGGGAAGGACTTCTTCGGCATCCACGCCTCGAACGACGGCCGCGTGATGATCTTCGCCGGCGGCATCCCGCTGAAGCGCGACGGCCAGGTCGTCGGCGCGATCGGCGTCAGCGGCGGATCGGGCAAGCAGGATCACGAGGTGGCCGAGGCCGGGGCGAAGGCCTTCTGA